In a genomic window of Feifania hominis:
- a CDS encoding C-GCAxxG-C-C family protein, translating to MTRDKLANSYHERGFNCAQAVLASFCAETGLDERTALAVAGGFGGGLRHGDVCGAVSGAIMAIGLTHPYNTEGDAAAKGKIAELTREFHRRFLKSHPALTCRELLGVDISTPEVLAEAQSSGLMKGRCPGFIGDAALLCEQLLNEQKQ from the coding sequence ATGACAAGAGACAAATTGGCAAACAGCTACCACGAACGGGGGTTCAACTGCGCGCAGGCCGTACTTGCGAGCTTCTGCGCTGAGACCGGGCTTGACGAGCGCACGGCGCTTGCTGTTGCGGGCGGCTTTGGCGGCGGGCTGCGCCACGGCGACGTCTGCGGCGCGGTCAGCGGTGCGATCATGGCCATCGGCCTGACGCATCCCTATAACACCGAGGGTGACGCGGCGGCCAAGGGAAAGATTGCCGAGCTCACCCGCGAGTTTCACCGCCGGTTTTTAAAGAGCCATCCGGCGCTGACCTGCCGTGAGCTGCTGGGCGTCGACATCTCCACGCCCGAGGTGCTCGCCGAGGCGCAGAGCAGCGGCCTGATGAAAGGGCGCTGCCCGGGCTTCATCGGTGACGCGGCGCTGCTGTGCGAGCAGCTTTTGAACGAGCAGAAACAATGA
- a CDS encoding TIGR03936 family radical SAM-associated protein: protein MESVRIQLVKEGTAVYISHLDFMRCLTRAIKRAGLPVWYTEGFNPHPHLVFALPLSLGFASDTELLDVRLTEPLDHEETARRLNEQLPAGVRVTAVYTPERDFREIAAARYDVKVECDWTPEAVQAVLAEEQLPMEKKSKSGMRTVNIREYMLHVTVEPTSDGVALNALLKAGSEQNLNPELLVMALSARLGEPKYAAYRRRMLYDANLRELK from the coding sequence TTGGAATCGGTTAGAATTCAGCTTGTCAAAGAGGGAACGGCAGTCTACATCTCCCACCTGGATTTCATGCGCTGCCTGACCCGGGCAATCAAGCGGGCGGGACTGCCTGTCTGGTACACGGAGGGCTTCAATCCCCATCCGCACCTGGTCTTTGCTCTGCCGCTGTCGCTCGGCTTTGCAAGCGACACCGAGCTTCTCGATGTGCGCCTGACAGAGCCGTTGGACCACGAGGAGACAGCCCGCCGTCTGAACGAGCAGTTACCCGCGGGAGTTCGTGTTACGGCAGTCTACACCCCCGAGCGGGACTTTCGTGAGATTGCGGCGGCGCGCTACGATGTAAAAGTGGAGTGCGACTGGACGCCGGAGGCGGTACAGGCCGTACTTGCCGAGGAGCAGCTGCCGATGGAGAAGAAGTCAAAGAGCGGTATGCGTACGGTTAACATCCGGGAGTATATGCTCCATGTGACCGTAGAGCCCACGTCGGACGGCGTGGCGCTGAACGCACTGCTCAAGGCGGGCAGCGAGCAGAATCTCAACCCGGAGCTACTGGTCATGGCGCTCTCGGCGCGCCTCGGGGAACCAAAGTATGCGGCTTACCGCAGGCGAATGCTCTATGACGCGAATTTGAGAGAATTGAAATAG
- a CDS encoding TIGR03960 family B12-binding radical SAM protein, with product MLELKYALSKVQKPARYVGGEVNSVVKNRADVRLRFAFCFPDLYEIGMSHLGMKILYGVLNNESDIWCERVFAPAADMEGEMRARGIPLFGIESRDPVSEFDLVGFTLQTELCYTNVVNMLDLAQITLYACERREDEPFVCAGGPVAYNAEPVADFFDFFMLGEGEEVILEVSHLVRDERAKGTARSEILWKLAQIEGIYVPGFYDVSYRGDGTVEAVSPNRPGVPERVRKRIVQDLDRMYYPEYFVVPFCDIVHDRAMVEVFRGCIRGCRFCQAGNIYRPIREKSVETLNENAKRLIASTGYEEISLSSLSTSDYPQLERLADTLLDWCEADKVSLSLPSLRVDNFSTELMQRVQRVRKGALTFAPEAGSQRMRDVINKNVTEQQLLKTVSIAFAGGWSGVKLYFMIGLPGETMEDVLGITELAKKVLDVYYATENRARGRGAVVTASVAGFVPKPFTPFQWAAQDTVEQFVGKQQALRESVRTKKISLHWHESKVSFLEAVFARGDRRLSKVILEAWRRGAKFDEWDDSFRFETWLSVFEDCGLDPAFYANRERPFDEVLPWDHIDIGVSKAHLIREAKRAAAAEPSPNCREQCLGCGAAALNGGCCVGIG from the coding sequence TTGCTGGAATTGAAGTACGCGCTGTCAAAAGTGCAGAAGCCGGCGCGCTATGTCGGCGGCGAGGTAAACAGTGTCGTCAAAAATCGAGCCGATGTGCGGCTTCGCTTTGCGTTCTGCTTCCCCGATCTGTATGAGATCGGCATGAGTCATCTGGGAATGAAAATTCTCTACGGTGTACTCAACAACGAGAGTGACATCTGGTGCGAGCGGGTCTTTGCGCCCGCAGCGGATATGGAGGGAGAAATGCGCGCCAGGGGCATTCCGCTCTTCGGCATCGAGAGCCGCGACCCGGTGAGTGAGTTTGATCTGGTGGGCTTCACCCTGCAAACGGAGCTCTGCTACACCAATGTAGTCAACATGCTGGATCTCGCGCAGATCACCCTGTATGCCTGCGAGCGCCGTGAGGACGAGCCCTTTGTCTGCGCGGGAGGGCCCGTCGCCTACAACGCGGAGCCGGTGGCAGATTTTTTTGACTTTTTCATGCTTGGTGAGGGAGAGGAGGTCATTCTGGAGGTCTCGCACCTTGTGCGCGACGAGCGGGCAAAGGGAACTGCGCGCAGCGAGATACTGTGGAAACTGGCGCAGATCGAGGGAATCTATGTGCCGGGCTTCTACGATGTGAGCTATCGGGGTGATGGCACCGTCGAGGCGGTCTCGCCGAACCGGCCGGGCGTTCCCGAGCGGGTGCGAAAGCGCATTGTGCAGGATCTTGACAGGATGTACTATCCGGAGTACTTCGTCGTGCCGTTTTGCGACATTGTCCACGACCGGGCCATGGTGGAGGTCTTCCGCGGGTGTATCCGCGGCTGCCGCTTCTGCCAGGCCGGAAACATCTACCGGCCCATCCGTGAGAAGTCCGTTGAGACGCTCAACGAGAATGCAAAGCGCCTGATCGCCTCGACCGGCTACGAGGAGATCTCCCTGTCCTCGCTGTCGACGAGCGACTATCCGCAGCTCGAGCGGCTCGCAGACACGCTGCTCGACTGGTGCGAGGCCGACAAGGTCAGTCTGTCGCTGCCGAGTCTGCGGGTGGACAACTTCTCCACGGAGCTGATGCAGCGGGTGCAGCGGGTGAGAAAGGGCGCTCTGACCTTTGCGCCCGAGGCCGGAAGCCAGCGCATGCGCGATGTCATCAACAAGAACGTCACCGAGCAGCAGCTTCTCAAGACCGTATCCATCGCGTTTGCGGGCGGCTGGTCGGGTGTCAAGCTCTACTTTATGATCGGTCTGCCGGGCGAGACGATGGAGGATGTGCTCGGCATCACGGAGCTTGCAAAGAAAGTGCTCGATGTCTACTATGCCACCGAGAACCGTGCGCGCGGGCGGGGCGCTGTCGTGACGGCGAGCGTCGCGGGCTTTGTGCCCAAGCCCTTTACGCCCTTTCAGTGGGCGGCACAGGATACCGTCGAGCAATTTGTGGGCAAGCAGCAGGCTCTGCGCGAATCGGTGCGCACCAAAAAGATCTCGCTGCACTGGCATGAGAGCAAAGTGAGCTTTCTCGAGGCGGTCTTTGCGCGCGGCGACCGGCGGCTATCCAAAGTCATTCTGGAGGCGTGGCGCAGGGGTGCGAAGTTCGACGAGTGGGACGACAGCTTCCGCTTTGAGACCTGGCTTTCGGTCTTTGAGGACTGTGGGCTGGACCCCGCGTTTTACGCAAACCGTGAGCGCCCCTTTGACGAGGTGCTCCCGTGGGACCACATCGACATCGGTGTGAGCAAGGCCCATCTGATCCGGGAGGCGAAGCGCGCTGCGGCGGCCGAGCCGTCGCCGAACTGCCGCGAGCAGTGTCTGGGCTGCGGAGCCGCGGCTCTGAATGGGGGGTGCTGTGTTGGAATCGGTTAG
- a CDS encoding M23 family metallopeptidase, giving the protein MQRNPHRRGAVRHRPPAPRRRSATRTKRGTPGTIPKSLKFQLIASALILVFAIGIANMKNAVTAPVMKSFQKGLTQSMDLEDLNRMLRDFAKSVPVFSGFFEEEEGVPVFEPTDGTGGTGTDSEPGNTDNPDPAEEGADPPPGEPETSYDDDGEILDVYEDEQGELAPTSAIGGGDLQTLSLIEDFGTEDLAEIAGSYYTGYLTYYTGLLEQAHDEIEHNRLLAQMAEMELPDNAIDEKIDLGVKLKMPLSGTMTCDFGYRIHPITGKIGFHSGVDLGAATGTTIKSAAAGTVIEVGTSAVYGKYVIVEHSNKLKTFYAHMSKTSVKQGKKVKAGTKLGEVGSTGVSTGPHLHFEIRYDGKVVNPRKILGF; this is encoded by the coding sequence ATGCAGAGGAACCCGCACAGGAGGGGCGCGGTGCGCCACCGCCCGCCCGCGCCGCGCCGGCGCAGTGCGACAAGGACAAAGAGAGGGACGCCCGGAACCATTCCCAAATCACTCAAATTCCAGCTGATTGCCTCCGCGCTCATCCTGGTGTTCGCCATTGGCATTGCCAACATGAAAAACGCGGTGACGGCGCCGGTGATGAAGTCCTTTCAGAAAGGTCTGACCCAGAGTATGGATTTGGAGGACCTCAACCGGATGCTGCGCGACTTTGCAAAGAGTGTACCGGTCTTCTCGGGCTTTTTTGAGGAGGAAGAGGGCGTGCCGGTGTTTGAACCGACAGACGGGACGGGTGGCACCGGGACGGACAGCGAGCCCGGGAACACCGACAATCCGGACCCGGCAGAGGAGGGGGCAGACCCGCCGCCCGGCGAGCCGGAGACCTCGTATGACGACGATGGCGAGATTCTGGACGTCTACGAAGATGAGCAGGGAGAGCTGGCGCCGACATCGGCAATCGGGGGTGGCGATCTCCAGACACTCTCCCTGATAGAGGACTTTGGAACAGAGGATTTGGCGGAGATAGCCGGTAGCTACTATACCGGCTATCTCACTTATTACACCGGACTTTTGGAGCAGGCACACGATGAGATCGAGCACAATCGTCTGCTCGCGCAGATGGCTGAAATGGAGCTGCCTGACAATGCAATTGACGAGAAGATCGACCTCGGCGTCAAGCTCAAAATGCCGCTGTCCGGCACGATGACCTGTGACTTTGGCTACCGCATTCATCCCATCACGGGGAAGATCGGCTTTCACTCCGGCGTTGATCTCGGCGCCGCCACGGGCACAACAATCAAGTCGGCCGCCGCGGGTACGGTCATTGAGGTGGGCACCTCGGCCGTCTACGGAAAATATGTCATTGTGGAGCACTCAAACAAGCTCAAGACATTCTACGCCCACATGAGTAAGACGTCGGTCAAGCAGGGAAAAAAGGTGAAAGCGGGAACCAAACTCGGCGAAGTCGGTTCGACCGGCGTCTCAACCGGGCCGCATCTGCACTTTGAAATCCGCTACGACGGCAAGGTGGTCAATCCGCGAAAGATACTGGGGTTCTGA
- a CDS encoding TetR/AcrR family transcriptional regulator C-terminal domain-containing protein, which produces MNPNKMDRRVRYTKSALRESLLELLREKPIGRVTVADLCRRADINRNTFYAHYQSPGQLLLEIEDELFEEISRSLRESNLSVGSIDGLLEEILQLIAQNSDLCAILFGEFGDKDYIRKIMYIAHDESMRQWGTVTSLSQTQLERIYTFVVNGSVAVISEWLAGGAKESTREIADFINAMSAKGLGAYFKA; this is translated from the coding sequence GTGAATCCGAACAAGATGGATCGTCGTGTGCGCTACACAAAGTCCGCGCTGCGTGAGAGCCTGCTCGAGCTGCTGCGCGAGAAACCCATTGGCAGAGTGACGGTGGCCGATCTGTGCCGGCGGGCCGATATCAACCGAAACACATTCTATGCCCACTATCAGAGCCCCGGGCAGCTGCTGCTTGAAATTGAGGATGAGCTCTTTGAGGAGATCAGCCGTTCGCTTCGGGAGAGCAACCTCTCCGTGGGGAGCATCGATGGTCTTCTCGAGGAGATTTTACAGCTGATTGCGCAGAACAGCGACCTGTGCGCCATTCTCTTTGGAGAGTTTGGCGACAAGGACTACATTCGCAAGATCATGTACATTGCCCACGACGAGAGCATGCGCCAGTGGGGAACCGTGACAAGTCTGTCACAGACTCAGCTCGAGCGCATCTATACGTTTGTTGTCAACGGCAGCGTTGCCGTCATCAGCGAGTGGCTCGCGGGCGGCGCAAAGGAGAGCACGCGCGAGATCGCCGATTTTATCAATGCCATGAGCGCGAAAGGCCTTGGAGCCTATTTCAAAGCATAG
- a CDS encoding NAD-dependent epimerase/dehydratase family protein — translation MTQFQNQPVCYLVTGGAGHLGQAVVRELLRRGRWVRALVLPGDPAARRLPADVELIEGDVLDRRSLQRFFTLPQGCERIVIHCAGVVSTSSRFEQRVYDVNVTGTENVLRQCERSGVRRLVYVSSVHAIPELPRGEIMTEQAIFDASLVVGPYAASKAQATAQVFRAARRDLDACVVFPSGILGPLDFGRGHLTQLVIDFCQGRLPAGVRGGYDFVDVRDVARGIVSCCDRGRRGEGYLLTGRYVSVSELLETLHAVGGGRRVRCCAPLWLAHIGVPLCALYYKLKKQPPLFNSYSLHTLGSNALYSHEKAAHELSYTPRPLEQTIRDTVEWLTREGRTARSRRAPRVRRRAKNTV, via the coding sequence ATGACACAGTTTCAAAACCAACCCGTCTGCTATCTCGTAACGGGCGGCGCCGGGCATCTCGGCCAGGCTGTTGTGCGCGAACTGCTGCGTCGCGGCCGGTGGGTGCGCGCTCTTGTGCTGCCTGGTGATCCTGCGGCACGGCGGCTGCCGGCGGATGTCGAGCTCATCGAGGGCGATGTGCTCGACCGGCGTTCTCTACAGCGCTTTTTTACCCTGCCGCAGGGCTGCGAACGCATCGTCATCCACTGCGCCGGTGTTGTATCCACCTCGTCCAGGTTTGAACAGCGCGTCTACGACGTCAACGTCACCGGGACGGAAAATGTCCTGCGCCAATGCGAGCGCAGCGGCGTGCGCCGGCTGGTGTATGTCAGCTCGGTTCACGCCATTCCCGAGCTGCCGCGCGGTGAGATCATGACCGAGCAGGCCATCTTCGACGCCTCCCTCGTGGTGGGCCCCTATGCCGCAAGCAAGGCGCAGGCGACCGCACAGGTGTTCCGGGCGGCTCGGCGAGATCTTGATGCCTGTGTCGTCTTTCCGAGCGGCATACTCGGCCCGCTCGATTTTGGCCGCGGCCATCTGACGCAGCTGGTCATTGACTTCTGCCAGGGCAGACTTCCGGCGGGCGTGCGCGGCGGGTATGACTTTGTCGATGTGCGCGACGTCGCGCGGGGCATCGTGTCCTGCTGTGACCGCGGACGGCGGGGTGAGGGATATCTGCTCACCGGGCGCTATGTTTCGGTGAGCGAGCTGCTCGAAACACTCCATGCGGTCGGCGGTGGGCGGCGGGTCCGCTGCTGCGCGCCGCTGTGGCTCGCACACATAGGTGTGCCGCTGTGCGCACTCTACTATAAGCTCAAAAAGCAGCCGCCTCTGTTCAATTCCTACTCGCTTCACACACTGGGTTCAAACGCCCTCTACAGCCACGAAAAGGCCGCGCACGAGCTCAGTTACACCCCCCGCCCACTTGAACAGACTATCCGTGACACCGTCGAGTGGCTCACACGCGAGGGGCGCACCGCAAGGTCCCGCCGTGCGCCGCGTGTACGACGCAGAGCAAAAAACACAGTCTAG
- a CDS encoding S-layer homology domain-containing protein, producing the protein MRKRAAAAMLAMALLLGAFSAAAGPAFASRITAADVPGAVEQLASSLGVRITDESGGALTVAHLRNFESAVDGYSAALFREMTDFYKKTYSLTFTVRYVADTGQEYDGLSELYPDKGVCRLSLVVGRGTDELTAAHEIAHFLTYPLLANSTALYGYPDPSDKALTAKLSPYNNGLLYEHNYYLSELGLSGSYELGAGDLIPKSVRDSWLSYQDEVWRRFGADQIFWDRYAQTNVIEDIATILGEVVANPVSSRTRLLSSTALRGKFDTIRELIGGLFASASKADVFTLLEREETPDAWAQPEVKKAIERGLFPEQMRHDYTEPISRADFCALLVPLFEKSLGKDLETHCKTLGLRLDKSPFADTDDLAVRMMAALGVVDGRGNGVFDPSGAITRQEAAKMLRQAASFLGAKSPTGTSRTYHDTGRFASWARVPIDYVTRAGIMNGISEDSFGPTETYSRQQAVVTVNRLFDYLLR; encoded by the coding sequence ATGAGAAAACGCGCGGCCGCCGCCATGCTTGCCATGGCGCTGCTCCTGGGCGCCTTTTCGGCCGCGGCAGGGCCCGCTTTTGCCTCGCGCATTACGGCGGCCGATGTCCCGGGCGCCGTGGAACAGCTCGCATCCTCCCTCGGGGTCAGAATCACCGATGAGAGCGGCGGTGCGCTCACGGTGGCCCATCTGCGAAACTTTGAGTCGGCGGTGGACGGCTACTCTGCCGCGCTCTTTCGCGAGATGACGGACTTTTACAAAAAGACCTATTCGCTCACCTTTACCGTGCGCTATGTTGCCGATACGGGGCAGGAGTACGACGGGCTCTCAGAGCTCTACCCCGACAAGGGGGTGTGCCGGCTGAGCCTCGTCGTAGGGCGCGGCACTGACGAGCTCACCGCCGCCCATGAGATCGCCCACTTTCTGACCTATCCGCTGCTGGCGAACAGCACGGCGCTCTACGGCTATCCCGATCCGTCTGACAAGGCGCTGACGGCGAAGCTGTCCCCCTACAACAACGGGCTGCTCTATGAGCACAACTACTATCTCTCCGAGCTCGGTCTGTCCGGCTCCTATGAGCTTGGGGCGGGCGATCTGATCCCGAAGAGTGTCCGTGACAGCTGGCTCTCCTACCAGGACGAGGTGTGGCGCCGCTTTGGAGCGGATCAGATCTTCTGGGACCGCTATGCACAGACCAACGTCATTGAGGACATTGCGACCATTCTCGGCGAGGTGGTGGCAAACCCCGTTTCCTCGCGCACACGGCTTCTGTCGAGCACCGCGCTGCGCGGCAAGTTTGACACCATTCGCGAGCTGATCGGCGGCCTCTTTGCGTCGGCGTCAAAGGCGGATGTGTTCACGCTTCTCGAGCGGGAGGAAACCCCCGACGCCTGGGCGCAGCCGGAGGTGAAAAAGGCGATTGAGCGGGGTCTTTTCCCTGAGCAGATGCGCCATGACTATACAGAGCCCATCAGCCGCGCGGACTTTTGCGCGCTGCTTGTGCCGCTGTTTGAAAAGTCCCTCGGGAAAGACCTTGAGACCCACTGCAAGACGCTCGGTCTGCGGCTCGACAAATCGCCCTTTGCCGACACCGACGATCTCGCGGTCCGCATGATGGCGGCGCTCGGCGTTGTCGACGGCAGGGGAAACGGCGTGTTTGACCCCTCGGGAGCAATCACCCGCCAGGAGGCGGCAAAAATGCTGCGCCAGGCCGCGTCTTTTCTAGGCGCCAAAAGCCCGACCGGTACCTCGCGAACCTATCACGACACGGGGCGCTTTGCGTCATGGGCGCGTGTGCCGATCGACTATGTGACGCGTGCGGGCATCATGAACGGCATCAGCGAGGACAGTTTCGGGCCAACCGAGACCTACTCCCGCCAGCAGGCTGTCGTGACCGTCAACCGGCTCTTTGACTATCTGCTGAGGTGA
- a CDS encoding LTA synthase family protein, which yields MRVRLSRGRLRLRQLFAPVRRLLAPEAPFGRFRRGAGAALYRLGAPFRAVVRGFERALPRRSARARVATVLLALGFPIFVAVTVEAIHYASFARAQELFAGNPAALAVEAFVIGSLFALLVFLFKRLAPAALVTGGAFFLMAAVSYFKMERTGVPLLPWDFLMISRLDSIAGMGGSYVLTPAIWTGFGILLLFVLLFALLRARLPLRALVRLPAALAIAAVPILCYSATAIHTTLFYDWMGLSLQDTLFQERNYAANGFFGGFSVNIDNLRLSAPQEYDEVTMNKLLTYYPATPAEEDFANPDVIVILGEAFWDPTLLPNVEFSADPLEHFRARGQQGQIGSIAVPSFGGGTVRTESEVLLSVSMRELPEGVLPYQQYVKGPTESLASLFHEQGYETLALHTFQKSFYDRDKAYPLLGFDAFYDLEDFDEPVTRKGPYCSDDYFADRLIDLLELPREDDQPRFVFGITMQDHGPYEKLYTEHAIDVTSERLSPENLDLVQNYTENIHDMDLMLEKICAAIEKSGRPTVLVFFGDHLPTLGGYYAAFADSGFVSSGDASLWSNEELKRAYTTPVLVWSNTGKITLDITDVSAFLLMPQVLESIGAPRSSLHNFLLDYREQLRSATARFVESADGELYSAAQGASLYEDLLKTHQLYIYDLLLSQEEQADP from the coding sequence ATGCGCGTCCGCCTTTCAAGGGGGCGGCTCCGGCTGCGGCAGCTGTTCGCGCCGGTGCGCCGGCTCCTGGCGCCTGAGGCTCCTTTCGGCCGCTTTCGCAGGGGCGCAGGCGCGGCGCTGTACCGGCTCGGCGCGCCCTTTCGCGCAGTGGTGCGCGGCTTCGAGCGCGCGCTTCCGCGCCGCAGCGCGCGGGCGCGCGTGGCGACGGTGCTTTTGGCCCTCGGCTTTCCAATCTTTGTCGCGGTGACGGTCGAGGCCATTCACTACGCGAGCTTTGCGCGGGCGCAGGAACTCTTTGCAGGGAACCCGGCGGCGCTGGCGGTAGAGGCATTTGTCATTGGGTCTCTCTTTGCGCTGCTCGTCTTTCTGTTCAAGCGGCTCGCACCGGCGGCGCTTGTCACGGGCGGTGCGTTCTTTCTCATGGCGGCGGTGAGCTACTTTAAAATGGAGCGCACGGGTGTGCCCCTGCTGCCGTGGGATTTTCTGATGATATCCCGGCTCGACTCCATCGCAGGGATGGGGGGGAGCTATGTCCTGACGCCCGCCATCTGGACGGGTTTTGGCATTCTGCTGCTGTTTGTGCTTCTCTTTGCGTTGCTTCGCGCGCGGCTGCCGCTTCGTGCGCTGGTGCGCCTGCCTGCGGCGCTCGCCATTGCAGCCGTGCCGATTCTCTGCTACAGTGCGACGGCGATTCACACCACGCTCTTCTATGACTGGATGGGCCTCTCGCTGCAGGATACGCTCTTTCAGGAGCGCAACTACGCGGCCAACGGTTTCTTCGGGGGCTTTTCGGTGAACATCGACAACCTGCGCCTGAGCGCGCCGCAGGAGTACGACGAAGTCACCATGAACAAGCTGTTGACCTACTACCCGGCGACGCCTGCCGAGGAGGACTTTGCAAACCCCGATGTGATTGTGATTCTCGGAGAGGCTTTCTGGGACCCGACGCTGCTGCCGAATGTGGAGTTTTCCGCCGACCCGCTCGAGCACTTTCGCGCCCGCGGACAGCAGGGGCAGATCGGCTCCATCGCTGTGCCCTCCTTTGGCGGCGGTACGGTGCGCACCGAGAGCGAGGTGCTGCTCAGTGTCTCCATGCGTGAACTGCCCGAGGGCGTTCTTCCATACCAGCAGTATGTCAAGGGACCGACCGAGTCGCTCGCCTCGCTCTTTCACGAGCAGGGATATGAGACGCTCGCGCTGCACACCTTTCAAAAGAGCTTTTACGACCGCGACAAGGCCTATCCGCTTCTCGGCTTTGACGCCTTTTACGATCTTGAGGACTTTGACGAGCCCGTCACCCGAAAGGGTCCCTACTGCTCGGATGACTATTTTGCCGACCGGCTGATCGACTTGCTCGAGCTGCCCAGAGAGGATGACCAGCCGCGCTTTGTCTTCGGCATCACCATGCAGGACCACGGTCCCTATGAGAAGCTCTACACCGAGCACGCCATCGACGTGACGAGCGAGCGCCTGTCGCCGGAGAATCTCGATCTGGTGCAAAACTACACCGAAAACATCCATGATATGGACTTGATGCTCGAGAAAATCTGTGCAGCCATAGAGAAGAGCGGCAGACCGACGGTGCTTGTCTTTTTCGGCGATCATCTGCCCACTCTCGGCGGGTACTACGCGGCCTTTGCCGACAGCGGCTTTGTGAGCTCGGGCGATGCGAGTCTCTGGTCGAACGAAGAGCTCAAGAGGGCCTATACGACGCCGGTGCTGGTCTGGTCGAACACCGGTAAGATCACGCTCGACATCACGGATGTGTCGGCATTTCTTCTGATGCCCCAGGTTCTTGAGAGCATCGGCGCGCCGCGCAGCTCGCTGCACAACTTCCTGCTCGACTACCGCGAGCAGCTGCGCTCGGCCACGGCCCGTTTTGTCGAGTCGGCTGACGGCGAGCTCTACTCCGCAGCGCAGGGTGCGTCGCTCTATGAGGATCTGCTCAAGACCCATCAGCTCTATATATACGATCTGCTGCTCTCACAGGAGGAGCAGGCCGACCCCTAA
- a CDS encoding ZIP family metal transporter: MPQGFWYALGGTGFTFLCTAAGAAMVYFFRRDMKASTQRVFLGFAAGVMIAASVWSLLIPAIEHAEGRGIVGWIPAAGGFVAGGLFLMVLDRILPHMHLDSDECEGLPCRLGRSTMLVLAVTLHNIPEGMAVGLAFAVAAQDGPAALPGALALALGMGLQNFPEGAAISLPLRREGLSKNRAFLYGAASGIVEPIAGVLTLFAATFIDGILPFILSFAAGAMIYVVVEELIPEAHLGEHSHSGTVGVMAGFVIMMILDVALG, translated from the coding sequence ATGCCTCAGGGCTTCTGGTATGCGTTGGGCGGAACAGGCTTCACTTTTCTCTGTACGGCGGCGGGTGCTGCCATGGTCTACTTTTTCCGCCGCGACATGAAAGCGTCGACACAGCGTGTTTTTCTCGGTTTTGCCGCCGGTGTGATGATTGCGGCCTCGGTGTGGAGCCTGCTCATTCCCGCAATTGAGCATGCGGAGGGCCGGGGCATCGTCGGCTGGATTCCGGCTGCGGGCGGCTTTGTCGCAGGCGGGCTCTTTCTGATGGTGCTCGACCGCATTCTGCCCCACATGCACCTTGACAGCGACGAGTGTGAGGGACTGCCCTGCCGGCTCGGGCGCTCCACGATGCTGGTGCTCGCGGTGACACTGCACAACATTCCCGAGGGTATGGCCGTGGGGCTCGCCTTTGCCGTCGCCGCACAGGACGGTCCCGCCGCTCTGCCGGGCGCTCTCGCCCTCGCGCTCGGCATGGGACTTCAGAACTTTCCGGAGGGCGCCGCCATCTCGCTGCCGCTGCGCCGGGAGGGACTGTCAAAAAACAGGGCCTTTCTCTATGGGGCCGCGTCCGGGATTGTCGAGCCCATTGCCGGAGTACTGACTCTCTTTGCGGCCACTTTCATTGACGGCATTCTGCCGTTCATTCTGTCCTTTGCCGCGGGCGCCATGATCTATGTGGTGGTTGAGGAGCTCATTCCCGAGGCCCACCTTGGCGAGCACTCCCACAGCGGTACCGTCGGTGTCATGGCCGGCTTTGTCATTATGATGATTCTCGACGTCGCGCTCGGCTAA